DNA sequence from the Hemibagrus wyckioides isolate EC202008001 linkage group LG20, SWU_Hwy_1.0, whole genome shotgun sequence genome:
TCTGATAAAATAATATCTCCAGTTTCAGAGCGTAGAAATCCTGACAGAAATCCTTGATTTTATTCCTTCCTGTTTGTTTCAGACATTAtctcatgtaaaaaaaaaaaaaaacgcaatcACAATAAGGATCAATAAGATTATAGAGCACTTGGAACGGAACTGTACTGTCTGAGGTCAAAGTTCGATTAGCTCTTATGCTGAATACAGACAACGCAATTTCCCTGTCGCAGACTTCTTCAGAATTTCTCAGACAACCCTCAGCCTCAGCTTGATGATGAATTACCGTGTGGTGGCTGCTTGTGTAATGTGAGCGCTTCAGAGAGGTGATTTTTCTCCGAGATTCTCCAAGATGAATCTTGCAGGCTAATTACTTCAGGAGGAAATAGCAAAGATAGCAATTAGCAGCAACCGGTGTGAATCTGAGAGGAAAATAACAGCGGAACCTCGCCAATCGGATCGAATTTGGCGAGTTCTTAAAGTGAAAAATTTGTATTacgaaacgaattttcccataaaaaataataatgtaaatgttccagccgcccaaaaatatgagcaatattcccaatactcagcgtatgtaaactgtatggctgcttacaaagaactgacccaagccaagcattccatgtcgaggctcctcacaggaagtcgtgccaccaagcttgggctaaaaatagaactgaccacccacgccaccaatctgtcaacaaaaaaacacccgaaaaatcggACATCTAAAACAAAATCGGACAACACCGGACAtacacgcaacttagccggcgttcggtttGGTTGGGTTCGATTCATATGCTGAAAATactttgtatgctgaagcaaaatttcaattcttaaggcgaaaattcataagggagggcattcctatgccaaggttccactgtattgtgAGCACAGCAATATTGCTTCTATAAGAACTTATTTGCAAATGATTGTTAGGAAACATGATTCCCAATGATGTGCTGTATAGAAATCTTTGTAACGTCAGTTCTCTTTGCAGAACAGTCaattctttcattttccttGCAGATTAGTGCAGGAATAACCACCAATTACTTGTTTTCTTGAGAAAGTGGGATTTGGGGATCAGGTCTGCTTCATCTGTGATCTCTCCAGGTGAAAGGTGGTGTGGTATATGCGCCTCGTCTCCGATTGCTAAGACTTTGAAGTCACGTAATGTCCACTAGGAGTTAGATCGGTGCAACGTTACAATTGTCCGCAGTTTCTTCATAACGTTTTCTTCTtgctcataatacacactgatgctAGACTTGAAATACAGTGCTTATTGCTCCAGCAGCAGGAAAGTTGGAGGACAGAGATCAGAAATGGAAAAGGACAAAGTCTATTCAtagactgtatcactgttaaTGATATACAAGGTCTTTGTCCAAAACTGTCTGGATTTGATATTTGAATCCATCCCTGTGCCCAGTCGAGCGGTGGTTTGAAAGCCGTTTGGGGCGAACAAGCTCAAAAATCCttgtgtaattattttaattctgcAATATATTAGTACATGCAAACAGTCTCTACTGTGTAGTTATatatttatgcatatatatatatatatatatatatatatatatatatatatatatatatacactgtatacgCTAGTGTCCACACCCTTTCCTCTGCAGACAACCGTAGAGGACTCTTAGGTTCCTTCCATATTGATTGACTGTCTTTTCCCAGCACTGGTGTTCTCTTTCAGGTCCTTGTATTGATCCTCTGGAAACAGATGCTGGAGACAATGATTGCTTTACTTTTTGAAGGATTTGCCCCTTGTGCTTGggttgatatttaaaaaaaagtatgcagGCTTTCATGTTCGTTACAACCTTGTTAAAGTTTTAAttccctttctctttcccttttcTCCATTTTCCATCAAACCACCCTCAGGCATGGTGCAGAAGCTTGACCAGAAGTTGCCGGTGGCTAACGAGTACCTGCTGTTGTCCGGTGGAGTTCGCGATGGCGTAGTGGACATGGATTTGGATAAACTGGGAGTGTATAACCGTGGTTCAGACTATGACATGGCTTTCACGTTGCTAGTCCCTGCGCTGAAGCTGCATGACCGCAACCAACCCGTCACGCTGGACATGCGCCACTCGGCTCTGGGTCACTCCTGGCTCAGCCTGCGGTTGTTTGATGAAGGCACCATTACGCGCTGGAGGGACTGCTGCATGATGGCGGACCACATAAATGGCACCACTAACTACTTCTTCTCACCCACCCTGGTGGCTGACTGGTTCCAGGAAGCAGTGGCGCTGGTGCTGGCCGAGGTGCAGCGTAAGCCGCAGCGAGGAATGCCGAGGGTGGAACGGGTGGAGCGCCACAACACGCTACTCTCAATGATCCTGGGAGTAGGCAGCAGCCGTATGCTGTACGACATTGTACCCGTGGTGTCGTTCAAAGGTTGGCCAGCGGTTGCTCAAAGCTGGCTGATGGAGAACCACTTCTGGGATGGGAAGATCACAGAGGAGGAGGTGATAAGTGGTTTCTACTTGCTTCCTGCTTGCTCAGTTTCCGGTCGAAGGGAAAATGAATGGCGGCTATCCTTCGCCCGAAGTGAGGTTCAGCTGAAGAAGTGCATCTCGCCAGGCCTCATGCAAGCATACCAAGCCTGCAAGGCCATTATTGTCAAGATTCTCGCCCAACCTATGGCTGTCGGGCCATACCACTTGCGCAGCATAATGCTCTGGGCTTGTGATCGCTTGCCAGCAAACTATTTGGCACAAGAAGACTTTGCTGCTCACTTTTTGCTGGGTCTCATCGATGACCTTCAGCACTGCCTTGTCAACAAGAGCTGCCCTAATTATTTCATCCCACAGTGCAACATGTTGGAGCACCTGTGCGACGAGACGGCGATGTTTCACGCCCGCAAACTGGCACTGGTTCGCTCCGACCCGGCCGAACACCTCCGCACTACCATCGAGCAAGCAAAGAGTGCTAACCGCTTGACGCAAGAAATGCAAAGGCGTGGAAGTTCCTCCGGCTTGCCTTCCCCGCAAACCGATGCCTCTTCTTCCGATCACCAACAACCTGATGACCGGCTAGCCAAGAAACTCCAGCAGCTGGTCACAGAGAACCCAGGCAAGTCCATCTCAGTGTTCATCAACCCGGATGATGTCTCACGACCGCACTTCCGCATCGACGATAAGTTCTTCTAAGAACCAGGGCACTCTTCCACGCGGTCAGtggaaggaaaagaaatcaTTACACACAGAGATCCGATGTccggtgtggtgtggtgtggtgtcgtgtggtgttgGAGAATGTTCTCTGGGAGACTGAAAGCGGGGTCAAAGCAACATCCTAAAGCCTTCTGGAAGTAGAGAACTCttagtaattttttttctgaggtGCGCTTGGACATTTAAATGTGCTGTGCACAGCCTAATGCATTGTATatgaaaattttttttgttttgccatGTTCAGGCGAGAATTTTGCTGCAGCATCTGGAAATACTGTAAACATCACCCACGATAAAGGAACACTGAAGACGTCTAGAGACTAATGAATAATCAGTCAGTTTCCTGTTTTCCCTAGCTAGTCCTTCATATGCTTTCTATCACGTTTGATCTTTTTGCGTTTCTTTTATGGACAAACACTGTACAAAAAATGTTTCGAAAATGATggtatgttaaaaaaaaaaaggccaattttttatatacatatctgGCTGATGGAGAACACTCAAAATACAACTTTAAGTGCAATTAATGAAAAGTACAATTACAGCAAGAGGCTTTTATAACAAGCTGTATGTTTCCAGTCCGAAGAATGCAACTTTAATATCTGTCTGCTGTGTAAGATTCCAAAGCAACGCTGCTATcaaaaatgtctgaaaaatttcatttttaaaatcatttcactttttaaaaagaatcgCTGCCAACAACTTCGACTAGCCATCGCAATCGATCCGAGCATTCATATCATAAAGAAACGTATCGTTCATCCGAAAGACATGACATTCAAACGATCAATCGAGAGACATGCTAGTCAGTATTGAATCGCttgtaaagaagaaaaaaatggattGTACATGAATGTTTTTTGATGTTGTGAACACAATATGTCTTTTAATTTTGCACTAAAGTGACTAGAACCTTCATGTTGCATCCAGCAGCGGCTCATGGCTCGTAGATGTCGTTAATAATGATATATAGCCTTCAACAAAATGAAGTCGAGGGGCCATCACGCTTGATTTGCTATGCTAGACTATAGGCTAATGGATTTTAAAAGAAAGTTGATTACAGGAAGTTTAGAGTCTACAGAGTCATCCAGAATACAGTCTAATAGTTTGTTCTGTTATGTTTCTTTGATATAGCATGCATTTTTCCAGTTAACAGTGCAATGCAGCAATGTGAGAGATTCccgggttgccaggtttcagcaaactgcatttttaaaacacacaaaacactaaaaaaaatcatgcactggaaaaaaaatgtgacaGAAAACAACGTTTTTCCTTATTATTCTCAGCGTTTGCATGGAAAGCAAGGCCGATGTGATTGAACAttcatttttggcatacaaaaacatttctcaaATTCAAAACCCCCCTTTTTGTTCGTTCTATTTTTTTCAATACACCGGGCTACACTTGAAACGTGCTGTTCGTCATAAACTCTGACACACTTAGAGATTTCCTTTGTTTGTGGAAATAAATCACGATCTTTGTAGCAGTGGAGTATTTCTAaacaaacctggcaaccctgtcatttttttcctgtctAGCACTCGTTGCAGTTCCCATTTTGGCCACTAGGCGCTCTGGCGCTAATAACTCTGTGGAGCCTAATTGAGCAGTGAGGACTGAACTACACAGTAATTAACAGAAAATCTTCCAAGTAGTGACACTCGTAACATAATTAGTCAATTAAAATAACTGATTAGTATTTCAGGGAATTTACGGATGAGCCGCTACTGCTTGCAACGTTCGAATTATAGCTAATGAAGGAAAGCAGCCCTTATACTattgtaacaacaacaacagcaggattTTCCATGTAGCCTTTTCACCACCTTTTCATGTTTCCCCTTTAATATTTATCTGTAAAAATCTGTATAAACCATTAGAGCTAGAATTCACTCAGACATGATTATGGGACCAAGCATCTTGACACCGACGTCGTTACCTCTTTTACGATTCGTTCGTAATCATTCTCTGATGAACGCTTCACTTCCCGATCGGTTATTTATGAATTTTTCCCGACGCTGTCGCTCACGTGCTTGCTGTCGAACACTGTACTAGAACATGTTGGTTTGGAGGAGTCACGGATTTTTGCGTAGGATTTCAGTGTGTGCAGATATGGAAAGGTAATAAACTTGCTTACTGGGGCATATAATAATGCAAGTGCtttgtattctctctctctctcgttctctctgtctctctctctctctctctctctctctctctctcacacaaacacacacacacacacacacttattctcgAGAGACTTCACGAGACTGTAGCGCTGTTTtagccacacacactctctttgttCCTTACACTTCATGAATCTGCATCTTTTGCCATGTAATATTGCTGACCTTTGCTCTAAAACAccgatacactcacacacactagtcTTAATATCCTTGTGAGGACATTCCCTTGACATAATAATTACTAAccatgctttttattttcttttttcatttaaacagaTAGATAAAAGCTGCAGTTCCGCTAAAATCAGC
Encoded proteins:
- the mb21d2 gene encoding nucleotidyltransferase MB21D2, translating into MKRRAAERRPAVSMVKMAAPVLSGRSGSASSSSSPTAAANNTINNRLVCAPELDFRSGSRMDELNRLIQEFSKHDQREYDDQRALEIHTAKDFIFSMLGMVQKLDQKLPVANEYLLLSGGVRDGVVDMDLDKLGVYNRGSDYDMAFTLLVPALKLHDRNQPVTLDMRHSALGHSWLSLRLFDEGTITRWRDCCMMADHINGTTNYFFSPTLVADWFQEAVALVLAEVQRKPQRGMPRVERVERHNTLLSMILGVGSSRMLYDIVPVVSFKGWPAVAQSWLMENHFWDGKITEEEVISGFYLLPACSVSGRRENEWRLSFARSEVQLKKCISPGLMQAYQACKAIIVKILAQPMAVGPYHLRSIMLWACDRLPANYLAQEDFAAHFLLGLIDDLQHCLVNKSCPNYFIPQCNMLEHLCDETAMFHARKLALVRSDPAEHLRTTIEQAKSANRLTQEMQRRGSSSGLPSPQTDASSSDHQQPDDRLAKKLQQLVTENPGKSISVFINPDDVSRPHFRIDDKFF